A region of Candidatus Terasakiella magnetica DNA encodes the following proteins:
- a CDS encoding ABC transporter substrate-binding protein encodes MVHSQLGLPYEGFSTPFIHEVKKTHKKLQIDHINLENHEKHLVRSLIKTDYTNICAVVAVGTIALRAVRDQKILPSTLPVIFGVVTDPVGEKVIEGFNVKPKGRFTGVSFSIDIKERLRFMRQTFPDAKNIGVIYSTMPQSLSYKKWLVNLEHDLEFKDLNFIYRRVGMITKQDGPYKMIKRAERPILALKDQVDLFISPSDQMGILPQFAQAVVKLTNKPVFGLAQKDVEIEMGAVASAYPDIKNSAIIAAKMMTGILKGKAVSNYPPQRPRAVNLINKKTAKAFKIKG; translated from the coding sequence ATGGTTCATTCCCAATTGGGTCTACCCTACGAAGGCTTTTCAACTCCCTTTATACATGAAGTTAAAAAGACACATAAAAAGCTACAGATCGACCACATCAATCTTGAGAATCATGAGAAACACTTAGTTCGTTCTCTTATTAAAACAGATTACACAAATATCTGTGCTGTTGTCGCGGTTGGGACAATTGCTTTGCGCGCTGTTCGTGATCAAAAGATATTGCCCTCAACTCTTCCCGTTATCTTTGGTGTTGTAACAGACCCTGTTGGTGAAAAAGTCATTGAGGGTTTTAACGTCAAGCCAAAGGGGCGTTTTACGGGTGTTTCTTTTTCAATCGATATTAAAGAACGCTTGCGCTTCATGCGCCAAACCTTCCCTGATGCAAAAAATATCGGCGTCATCTATTCGACCATGCCGCAATCTCTTAGCTATAAAAAATGGCTTGTTAATCTTGAGCATGATCTTGAATTTAAAGATTTGAATTTCATCTATCGTCGTGTGGGGATGATCACAAAGCAGGATGGACCATATAAGATGATTAAACGGGCTGAGCGTCCTATTCTTGCGCTTAAAGACCAAGTCGATCTTTTTATCTCCCCAAGTGATCAAATGGGTATTTTGCCACAATTTGCCCAAGCTGTTGTAAAGCTCACCAACAAACCAGTCTTTGGTCTGGCGCAGAAAGATGTTGAGATTGAGATGGGGGCTGTTGCCTCTGCCTATCCCGATATTAAAAACAGCGCCATTATTGCGGCTAAAATGATGACAGGCATCCTTAAAGGCAAAGCGGTTTCAAACTATCCCCCACAAAGGCCGCGTGCGGTTAATCTCATCAATAAAAAAACCGCTAAAGCCTTTAAAATTAAAGGCTAA
- a CDS encoding hydroxysqualene dehydroxylase, whose product MTGTVHIIGAGLAGLSAAVHAKNMGLKVKLYEATPIAGGRIRRVEHHDNGTHLIIEGYRDSFEYLDLINARDHLTPYESANFQFHEPETGLSWSLPARHLFAQIAKKVIPEISLFNIFGKVAQKRLWDPFFLAVFNTPVSQTSPKLIAQTAVELIKQGPDALRPYFPITTLEETFFTPVKDQLDIEFGQRLRGLNKKELIFRSKTVSLKKNDQVILALPAQAYKNIVSDIKTPEFTNSSIVNIHYELSSSHKEQFIGLIGTQAHWLYVKDNHACVTISHEIDHIDEETVWQEISPFLPDETQPKAKTICEKHATPLQNKIFSKNRAQQRTVYKNVFLAGDWVETGLPCTIESAIRSGKKAAHLAHKNSLS is encoded by the coding sequence ATGACGGGTACCGTTCATATTATTGGGGCAGGCCTTGCCGGATTAAGTGCAGCTGTTCATGCAAAAAATATGGGGCTGAAGGTCAAACTTTACGAAGCCACGCCAATTGCTGGTGGGCGCATACGCAGGGTCGAACACCATGATAATGGCACGCATCTGATTATTGAGGGTTATAGAGATAGCTTTGAATATCTTGATCTCATCAATGCACGTGATCACTTAACGCCTTATGAGAGTGCAAACTTTCAATTTCACGAGCCTGAAACAGGCCTATCTTGGTCCCTACCCGCACGTCACCTTTTTGCACAGATTGCGAAGAAGGTTATTCCTGAGATCAGCCTGTTTAACATCTTTGGTAAGGTTGCACAGAAACGCTTATGGGACCCGTTTTTTCTAGCTGTGTTTAACACACCAGTGTCACAGACCTCCCCCAAGCTAATAGCTCAAACAGCAGTTGAGTTGATAAAGCAAGGTCCAGATGCCTTAAGGCCTTATTTCCCAATTACGACCTTAGAAGAAACGTTTTTCACTCCCGTTAAAGATCAACTTGATATTGAATTTGGTCAAAGGCTTAGGGGGCTAAATAAAAAAGAACTCATTTTTCGCTCAAAAACAGTATCTTTGAAGAAAAACGATCAAGTTATCCTGGCCCTTCCTGCTCAAGCTTATAAAAACATAGTGTCAGATATTAAAACGCCCGAGTTTACAAATAGTTCCATTGTTAATATTCACTATGAGCTTTCAAGCAGTCATAAAGAACAGTTCATCGGGCTTATTGGTACACAGGCTCATTGGTTATATGTGAAAGATAATCATGCTTGTGTGACAATCAGTCATGAAATTGATCATATTGATGAAGAGACGGTCTGGCAGGAAATTTCACCTTTCTTACCTGATGAGACACAGCCAAAAGCCAAAACCATTTGTGAAAAACACGCAACACCGCTTCAAAATAAAATATTTTCAAAGAACAGGGCGCAACAACGCACAGTCTATAAAAATGTCTTTCTTGCAGGTGATTGGGTGGAAACGGGCCTTCCCTGCACCATAGAAAGTGCCATAAGGTCTGGGAAAAAGGCAGCTCATTTGGCCCATAAAAATAGTTTATCGTAA
- a CDS encoding deoxyguanosinetriphosphate triphosphohydrolase yields the protein MNDSITFAPYASQPEDSRGRYYKEPESTTRSCHQRDRDRIIHSAAFRRLQYKTQVFVNHEGDFFRTRLTHSLEVAQIARTVCRYLNLNQELAESLALAHDLGHPPFGHAGEEALDEALAPYGGFDHNAQSLRVVTELEQRYADFDGLNLTWECIEGVVKHNGPLRGPNSTHAKPLPQSIIDYNDNVMDLDLENYSSLEAQIAALSDDIAYNNHDIDDALRARLIRIDDLKDIPVVGETFHAVAKQYPDIDDSRLIYEAVRRLIGDMVNDLLQETQLRIKDAAPKSVLDIRNSGRATASFSERIQECDRELKAFMFENVYRHYKINRMTSKARRVVKDLFTLFMAEPNCLATEWYKLTDGKSSELTARVVADYIAGITDRYALDEHSRLFDVQARNS from the coding sequence ATGAACGATTCAATTACATTTGCCCCTTATGCAAGCCAGCCTGAAGATAGCCGTGGACGCTATTATAAAGAGCCGGAAAGTACCACGCGCAGCTGTCATCAGCGCGACCGTGACCGCATTATTCATTCTGCGGCCTTTCGACGTTTACAATATAAAACGCAAGTTTTTGTAAACCATGAGGGTGATTTTTTTAGAACCCGCTTAACCCATAGCCTTGAAGTTGCGCAAATTGCACGAACGGTGTGTCGCTACCTCAACCTTAATCAGGAACTGGCAGAATCCTTAGCCCTTGCCCATGATCTGGGCCATCCCCCTTTTGGTCATGCAGGTGAAGAGGCTTTGGATGAAGCGCTAGCGCCTTATGGCGGGTTTGATCATAACGCCCAGTCTTTGCGCGTGGTGACAGAGCTTGAACAACGCTATGCAGATTTTGACGGGCTCAACCTGACATGGGAATGTATTGAAGGTGTGGTTAAACATAACGGGCCCTTGCGTGGTCCCAATTCCACCCATGCAAAGCCCCTGCCCCAATCCATCATTGATTATAATGATAATGTGATGGATTTGGACTTGGAAAATTATTCATCTCTTGAGGCGCAAATCGCCGCTCTCTCAGATGATATTGCCTATAATAATCATGATATTGATGATGCGTTGCGCGCCCGTCTTATACGAATCGATGATTTAAAAGATATCCCCGTTGTGGGCGAAACCTTCCATGCTGTTGCCAAACAATATCCTGATATAGATGATTCCCGGCTGATTTATGAGGCTGTGCGGCGTCTTATTGGCGATATGGTCAACGACCTCTTGCAGGAAACCCAACTTCGCATTAAAGATGCGGCACCTAAAAGTGTCCTTGATATTCGAAATTCGGGCAGAGCGACGGCTTCCTTTTCAGAGCGCATTCAAGAATGTGACCGTGAATTGAAAGCCTTCATGTTTGAAAATGTCTATCGCCACTATAAAATCAATCGGATGACATCAAAAGCCCGCCGGGTGGTCAAAGACCTCTTCACCCTGTTTATGGCGGAACCAAATTGTCTTGCGACTGAATGGTATAAACTCACGGACGGTAAGTCTTCAGAACTAACGGCAAGAGTCGTTGCTGATTATATTGCCGGTATTACAGATCGTTACGCGTTGGATGAACATTCACGTTTATTTGATGTACAGGCCAGAAACTCATGA
- a CDS encoding Mth938-like domain-containing protein: MSLDITPVITDNRLMIKSYGDGTFTVNGHKVTGSVLLYDGKVEPWPVSEASEIDLTALEKLLDTDEDYDILVVGCGELSKMPPKELKEKVKEKGLILEWMNSGAAARTFNVLQTEDRRVVAAIIAV; the protein is encoded by the coding sequence ATGTCCTTAGACATCACCCCTGTCATTACTGACAATCGCTTGATGATTAAATCATATGGTGATGGGACTTTTACAGTTAATGGTCACAAAGTCACGGGCTCTGTCCTTCTCTATGATGGGAAGGTTGAGCCTTGGCCAGTGAGTGAAGCATCTGAAATTGATCTAACAGCCCTTGAAAAGCTATTAGATACGGATGAAGATTACGACATTCTTGTTGTGGGCTGTGGCGAGCTTTCAAAAATGCCGCCCAAAGAGCTCAAAGAGAAGGTCAAAGAAAAAGGCCTGATCTTGGAGTGGATGAACTCAGGCGCTGCAGCGCGCACCTTTAATGTGCTGCAGACGGAGGATCGAAGGGTCGTAGCTGCAATCATTGCCGTATAA
- a CDS encoding phytoene/squalene synthase family protein, producing MTHASPKDFDFVETIVKESKSSFAAGMKVLPVERRGYLYAIYAYCRVLDDIADEDDLRENKLAELKNWRTKIDETLKGKPDCAITRILADGIKIYDLPTQELYNLIDGMEADANGPINKPTLEELYQYCRNVAVSVGLLSLPVFGRTDEGAKEFAIELGYALQLTNILRDIPEDESIGRIYLPSDLLEKHHVESLQSSELSKVLKEIAQLAQNHYDRTEILLKKIGSQNLLPAQMMKAGYYKIFEKMQKRGWHILSPRIRLSKTEKAFMVMRMLTKV from the coding sequence ATGACCCATGCGTCGCCTAAAGATTTTGATTTTGTCGAGACCATTGTCAAAGAGTCTAAAAGCTCCTTTGCCGCAGGCATGAAAGTCCTGCCTGTTGAGCGCCGCGGTTATCTTTATGCGATCTATGCTTATTGCCGCGTGCTTGATGATATTGCCGATGAAGATGATTTGCGCGAGAACAAGTTAGCTGAGCTTAAAAACTGGCGCACCAAGATTGATGAGACCCTTAAAGGCAAGCCCGATTGCGCCATTACACGTATCTTGGCTGATGGTATTAAGATATATGATTTACCCACCCAAGAGCTCTACAACCTGATTGATGGCATGGAAGCCGATGCCAATGGCCCGATCAATAAGCCGACCTTAGAAGAACTGTACCAATATTGTCGCAATGTGGCCGTGAGTGTTGGATTACTTTCCCTGCCTGTTTTTGGCAGAACGGATGAAGGAGCAAAAGAGTTTGCCATTGAACTTGGCTATGCCTTGCAACTGACAAATATTTTGCGCGATATCCCTGAAGATGAAAGCATCGGGCGGATTTACCTCCCTTCAGACCTGCTAGAAAAACATCACGTGGAAAGCTTGCAGTCATCTGAATTATCAAAGGTTTTAAAAGAAATCGCGCAGCTTGCGCAAAATCATTATGATAGAACAGAAATCTTATTAAAGAAAATTGGCAGCCAAAATCTGTTGCCCGCCCAAATGATGAAGGCAGGCTATTACAAGATTTTTGAAAAGATGCAAAAACGCGGCTGGCATATACTTTCCCCAAGGATTCGCCTAAGTAAAACCGAGAAAGCATTCATGGTCATGAGAATGCTCACCAAAGTATGA
- the secD gene encoding protein translocase subunit SecD has translation MVYFAKWKIALVVSVCLLGVAFAAPNMLDRKTTDNLPGWLPNQQISLGLDLQGGSHLLLEVEAQTVINERLVSIVDAVRSSLRSERIRYTGLGVKDDAVHVQIKKPEQIDQAYDLVRKIDTGAETVTQGSKISITLTEDAILKAKRSAVEQSIEIVRRRIDETGTKEPNIQRQGDERILIQLPGIDNPEDVKRLLGKTAKMTFHLVNHNVSAEDLMAGRIPPGTLSLPDAENESRNYAVRRKVEVSGDMLIDSQPTFQDSRPVVSFTFNALGGKKFGQVTAKNVNRSLAIVLDGKVISAPNIQGPILGGSGVITGQFSVQEANDLSLLLRAGALPAPLVILEERTVGPGLGADSIAAGKIASIVGLIAVIGFMIVTYGRFGIYADVALMFNIILITAALSLLQATLTLPGIAGIVLTIGMAVDANVLIFERIREELRNGLGPIAAVDSGYKRAIKTIIDANVTTLIAAVLLFEFGSGPVRGFAVTLAIGILTSMFTAIMVTRLQVVLWLRKNKPKKLAL, from the coding sequence ATGGTCTACTTCGCCAAATGGAAAATTGCCCTCGTGGTTTCGGTTTGCTTATTGGGCGTGGCATTTGCTGCGCCCAACATGCTTGACCGTAAGACGACGGACAATCTGCCGGGATGGCTTCCCAACCAACAAATCAGTCTCGGGCTTGATCTTCAAGGGGGCTCACACCTTCTTTTAGAAGTTGAAGCCCAAACCGTTATCAACGAACGTCTCGTCTCAATTGTAGATGCTGTTCGCTCCTCTTTGCGTAGTGAGCGTATTCGCTACACTGGGCTTGGGGTTAAAGATGATGCGGTTCATGTTCAGATCAAAAAGCCTGAACAGATTGATCAAGCATATGACCTCGTGCGCAAAATCGATACAGGTGCTGAAACAGTTACACAGGGGAGTAAAATCTCCATTACACTGACTGAAGATGCCATCTTAAAGGCTAAGCGTTCAGCTGTTGAACAATCAATTGAGATTGTTCGTCGTCGTATTGATGAGACAGGCACGAAAGAGCCAAATATCCAGCGTCAAGGTGATGAGCGTATTCTCATCCAGCTTCCCGGTATTGATAATCCGGAAGATGTGAAGCGTTTGCTTGGTAAAACAGCCAAAATGACATTCCATTTGGTTAATCATAATGTCTCTGCTGAAGACTTGATGGCGGGTCGCATCCCACCGGGGACTTTGTCCCTGCCAGATGCGGAAAACGAAAGCAGAAATTATGCTGTTCGCCGCAAAGTTGAAGTCTCTGGCGATATGTTAATTGATAGTCAGCCGACCTTTCAAGATAGCCGCCCTGTAGTGTCCTTTACCTTTAATGCCTTGGGCGGTAAGAAGTTCGGTCAAGTCACTGCCAAAAATGTTAATCGCAGCCTTGCCATTGTTTTAGATGGTAAAGTGATCAGCGCACCTAATATTCAAGGCCCAATCCTTGGCGGCAGTGGTGTGATTACAGGTCAGTTTAGCGTACAAGAAGCAAACGACCTTTCTTTGCTGTTGCGTGCGGGTGCTTTGCCGGCACCACTGGTTATTCTTGAAGAACGCACCGTTGGCCCAGGTCTTGGTGCTGATTCAATTGCGGCTGGTAAAATCGCCTCCATCGTTGGTTTGATCGCTGTAATTGGCTTTATGATCGTGACTTACGGGCGCTTTGGAATTTATGCTGATGTTGCCTTGATGTTTAACATCATTTTAATCACGGCGGCGCTGTCCTTATTACAAGCAACACTCACATTACCGGGTATTGCCGGGATCGTTTTGACCATCGGTATGGCGGTTGATGCCAACGTGTTGATCTTTGAGCGTATCCGCGAAGAATTACGCAATGGCCTTGGTCCGATTGCAGCGGTGGATTCTGGTTACAAACGCGCGATTAAAACCATTATCGATGCCAACGTGACCACCTTGATCGCAGCGGTCTTGCTATTTGAATTTGGCTCAGGCCCAGTTCGCGGTTTTGCTGTGACATTGGCGATTGGTATTCTCACATCCATGTTTACCGCCATTATGGTGACGCGTTTACAAGTTGTTCTTTGGTTGCGTAAAAACAAACCAAAGAAACTGGCACTTTAA
- the xth gene encoding exodeoxyribonuclease III: protein MKIATWNVNGINARTEHLLRWLKEFNPDVALLQELKTPGDAVPTLELKELGYHVEFVGQKSFNGVAILSKNEIDVVLDKLPGDEEDVQSRYIEANTGGVRVASIYFPNGNPVDTEKFTYKLGFMERVIERTKELLAEEIPFVLGGDYNVAPDNGDVYDIQKMGSDAICREEGRQLYRKHLHMGLTNAYKLYHPEPGQFSWWDYRGGGWNKDHGVLIDHLLLSAQAADLLVDSNIDKTPRGWEKASDHTPVWCELSL, encoded by the coding sequence ATGAAGATTGCAACTTGGAACGTAAATGGCATAAATGCGCGTACTGAACATTTGTTACGCTGGCTTAAAGAATTCAACCCCGATGTGGCTCTTTTACAAGAATTAAAGACGCCGGGCGATGCCGTTCCCACCCTAGAGCTTAAAGAGCTTGGCTATCATGTGGAGTTTGTCGGGCAAAAATCTTTTAATGGTGTTGCGATTTTATCTAAAAATGAAATTGATGTTGTTTTAGATAAGCTTCCCGGTGATGAAGAAGATGTTCAATCACGCTATATCGAGGCCAATACGGGCGGTGTGCGGGTTGCCTCTATCTATTTTCCAAATGGGAATCCGGTTGATACGGAGAAATTCACCTACAAGCTTGGCTTTATGGAGCGTGTGATTGAGCGCACAAAAGAGCTCTTGGCAGAAGAAATTCCTTTCGTGTTAGGTGGTGATTATAACGTCGCCCCTGATAATGGCGATGTGTACGATATCCAAAAAATGGGTAGTGATGCCATTTGTCGCGAAGAAGGTCGCCAGCTTTATCGCAAGCATCTCCATATGGGTCTAACCAATGCCTATAAACTTTATCACCCAGAGCCGGGGCAATTCTCATGGTGGGATTACCGCGGGGGCGGGTGGAATAAAGATCATGGCGTTTTGATCGACCATCTTTTGCTTTCTGCACAAGCGGCTGACCTTTTAGTCGATTCAAATATTGATAAAACCCCACGGGGTTGGGAAAAAGCCTCTGACCACACGCCTGTTTGGTGTGAGCTTAGCCTTTAA
- the yajC gene encoding preprotein translocase subunit YajC: MLISPAYAQAAGGAGGGIEAFLPLILIFVVFYFLMIRPQQKRAKEHKAMLGALRRGDNVVTSGGIMGKVTKVDSDTEVSVEIAKDTVVKVRREMIAQVTSKTEPASDEEGSSEAANDSGEKTEEPGGLKKLFGGKKD, from the coding sequence ATGCTCATTTCTCCGGCTTATGCACAAGCTGCTGGTGGTGCTGGTGGCGGTATCGAAGCCTTTTTGCCGCTTATCCTTATCTTTGTTGTTTTCTACTTCCTTATGATTCGCCCGCAGCAAAAGCGCGCTAAAGAACATAAAGCGATGTTAGGTGCACTGCGTCGTGGTGACAATGTTGTTACCAGCGGTGGCATCATGGGTAAAGTGACTAAAGTCGACAGCGACACAGAAGTATCTGTAGAAATCGCTAAAGACACTGTTGTTAAAGTTCGTCGTGAGATGATCGCTCAGGTAACGAGTAAAACAGAACCAGCATCAGACGAAGAAGGCTCTAGCGAAGCAGCCAATGACTCTGGTGAAAAAACTGAAGAACCGGGTGGTTTGAAAAAACTGTTCGGCGGCAAAAAAGACTAA
- the erpA gene encoding iron-sulfur cluster insertion protein ErpA, whose product MSQVGLTESAAKQVEKLIASEGNPNLKLRILISSGGCSGFSYNFSLDDEIKEDDQIFKFGSIEVLVDEASMPFVEGSQLDYVTDLMGSSFQMTNPNATSECGCGSSFSV is encoded by the coding sequence ATGTCACAAGTTGGTTTAACTGAAAGTGCAGCAAAGCAGGTTGAAAAGCTCATTGCATCAGAAGGCAATCCAAATCTGAAGCTTCGTATTCTGATTTCCAGTGGGGGCTGTTCCGGCTTTTCTTATAACTTCAGCCTTGATGATGAAATCAAAGAAGATGATCAAATCTTTAAATTTGGTAGCATTGAAGTTTTGGTTGATGAAGCCTCCATGCCATTTGTTGAAGGCTCCCAGCTTGATTATGTGACCGACCTGATGGGTTCAAGCTTTCAGATGACAAACCCGAATGCCACATCTGAATGTGGTTGTGGGTCTTCTTTTTCCGTTTAA
- the secF gene encoding protein translocase subunit SecF produces MKHLHLVPAGTKFDFVGKKLMFFAFSVALILASLGLFGTKGLNYGIDFKGGIMMEIRSKSGPADIGALRDQLGGLGLGEVAIQEFGEPEEVLIRIQRQDGDEKAQQTAVEAVKDVLKDSVEYRRTEFVGPKVSEELFMDGVMAVTFAIGAILIYIWFRFEWQFGMGAVIALIHDVISTIGIFALLGMEFNLSTVAAILTIAGYSINDTVVVYDRVRENLRKYKKMDLAELLNKSVNETLSRTVMTSVTTLLALLALYILGGEVIRGFSFAMIWGILIGTYSSICLAVPILTYFSIRRSDDEDEENSEIEKVEGEGAV; encoded by the coding sequence ATGAAACATTTGCATTTGGTTCCTGCTGGAACAAAATTTGACTTCGTTGGCAAGAAACTCATGTTTTTTGCCTTCTCTGTTGCCTTAATCCTTGCTTCACTTGGATTGTTTGGCACAAAGGGCCTTAATTACGGTATCGACTTTAAAGGCGGTATCATGATGGAAATTCGCTCCAAAAGCGGGCCTGCTGATATTGGTGCCTTGCGTGACCAACTGGGCGGCTTAGGTCTTGGTGAAGTTGCCATTCAAGAGTTTGGTGAGCCCGAAGAAGTGCTTATCCGCATTCAACGCCAAGATGGCGATGAAAAAGCCCAGCAAACTGCTGTGGAAGCGGTAAAAGACGTCTTAAAAGATAGTGTTGAATATCGCCGTACCGAGTTTGTTGGACCAAAAGTGTCTGAAGAACTCTTTATGGATGGTGTGATGGCGGTGACTTTCGCCATTGGTGCGATCTTGATTTACATCTGGTTTCGCTTTGAATGGCAGTTTGGTATGGGCGCTGTGATTGCCCTAATCCATGACGTTATTTCAACGATTGGTATCTTTGCCCTGTTGGGGATGGAGTTCAACCTTTCAACAGTTGCGGCGATCCTGACAATTGCGGGTTATTCCATCAACGATACGGTGGTTGTTTATGACCGTGTGCGTGAGAATTTGCGCAAGTATAAGAAAATGGATTTGGCTGAATTACTCAATAAATCAGTCAATGAAACATTGTCTCGTACAGTCATGACATCTGTTACCACCTTGCTTGCCTTGCTTGCGCTTTACATCTTGGGTGGTGAAGTCATCCGTGGATTTAGCTTTGCCATGATCTGGGGTATCTTGATCGGGACTTATTCTTCAATCTGTTTGGCTGTTCCAATCCTGACCTATTTCAGCATTCGTCGCAGCGATGATGAAGATGAAGAAAATTCTGAGATTGAAAAAGTCGAAGGCGAGGGTGCTGTTTAA
- a CDS encoding ATP-binding protein: MSDPQILSVLLRIADALERQSPKLVVENDLSHANAYVWQSETHGLQAVHKVNHIPLGMLEGIDLQKEILLKNTQQFANGFSANNALLWGARGTGKSSIVKAVHAQVNEEKPNSLILIEIHREDLSSMPDLLKTLSHTEKRCILFCDDLSFDDNDTSYKSLKAVLEGGIEGRPDNVIFYATSNRRHLMPRDMIENERSTAIHASEAVEEKVSLSDRFGLWLGFHNMDQDTYFAAIAGYISKYNLNITEEIWKAEAIEWTVTRGGRSGRVAWQYIQDIAGRLGQKLT, from the coding sequence ATGAGCGATCCACAAATTTTATCCGTCCTTTTACGCATCGCAGATGCCCTTGAAAGACAGTCTCCAAAACTGGTTGTTGAAAACGATCTCTCCCATGCAAATGCCTATGTCTGGCAGTCAGAAACACATGGTTTGCAAGCCGTTCATAAGGTCAATCACATCCCGCTTGGTATGCTAGAAGGCATTGATTTGCAAAAAGAAATTCTATTGAAGAACACACAGCAATTTGCCAATGGCTTCTCCGCAAACAATGCCTTGCTGTGGGGGGCGCGTGGTACAGGTAAAAGCTCCATCGTTAAGGCTGTTCATGCCCAGGTCAATGAGGAAAAGCCTAATTCACTTATTCTCATAGAAATCCACCGTGAAGACCTTTCAAGCATGCCTGATTTGCTCAAAACACTCAGCCATACGGAAAAACGCTGCATACTGTTTTGTGATGACCTGTCATTTGATGATAACGACACTTCGTATAAATCCTTAAAAGCTGTCCTTGAAGGCGGCATTGAAGGACGTCCAGATAACGTTATTTTCTATGCCACATCCAACAGAAGGCACCTCATGCCACGCGATATGATTGAAAATGAACGCTCAACAGCCATTCATGCCTCAGAAGCAGTTGAGGAAAAAGTCTCTCTTTCTGATCGTTTTGGTCTCTGGCTTGGCTTCCATAATATGGATCAAGATACATATTTCGCCGCAATTGCAGGTTACATATCTAAATACAATCTAAATATTACAGAAGAAATCTGGAAAGCCGAAGCCATAGAATGGACCGTAACGCGCGGCGGGCGCTCAGGACGCGTTGCATGGCAATATATTCAGGATATTGCAGGCAGGCTCGGGCAGAAACTCACCTAA
- a CDS encoding superoxide dismutase codes for MAFELPALPYAQDALEPHISANTLSFHYGKHHNTYVVNLNNLLGDDAGSTQDDLESVIRDAAGDPAKAGIFNNAAQIWNHTFYWNSMKPNGGGEPTGELAAKINEAFGSYDKFKDEFSQACITAFGSGWGWLVLENGELKITKTIGADTPLAHGQKALLTCDVWEHAYYLDYQNLRPKYVETFLNELVNWDFVASQL; via the coding sequence ATGGCATTTGAACTTCCCGCCTTGCCTTATGCACAAGATGCACTTGAGCCCCATATCTCCGCCAATACACTGAGTTTCCACTATGGCAAGCACCATAACACCTATGTTGTGAACTTAAATAACCTGCTTGGTGATGATGCAGGCTCAACACAGGATGATTTAGAATCTGTGATTCGAGATGCCGCGGGCGATCCCGCAAAAGCAGGTATTTTTAATAACGCAGCCCAAATCTGGAACCATACATTTTACTGGAACTCCATGAAGCCCAATGGTGGCGGTGAGCCAACGGGTGAACTTGCCGCTAAGATCAATGAAGCTTTTGGGTCTTATGACAAATTTAAAGATGAGTTCTCTCAAGCCTGTATCACGGCCTTTGGCTCTGGTTGGGGCTGGCTTGTTCTTGAAAATGGTGAGCTAAAAATCACGAAGACAATCGGTGCTGATACACCACTTGCACATGGACAAAAAGCGTTGCTTACCTGTGATGTGTGGGAGCATGCCTATTATCTTGATTATCAGAACCTGCGCCCAAAATACGTAGAGACGTTCTTAAATGAGCTGGTGAACTGGGATTTTGTTGCCTCACAACTTTAA